ACGGTTTTAAAGTGCTGCCGAGGTGAGGGTGGGCACAAGGGTTTAGATTGGCAAGTTGCCAAGAAGCTGAGAATTTAAGGGTAATTAGAGGGTAGTGGGtagtttgtttattatttacaaaTTGTGTAAAGATTGTCCAAAATCTTCCAAAAATGTAGAAGCAGAACATGTACTTTCAGAGTACTTGTATAATTCTACATTGCAGAGTATAAGTTTGGCGACTACCATACATTTGATATCATCTTTCTCCCTCGACTTAGCATTTGAAAGTGTTCCGCTGTCACTTCACACTATCAGTGACCCGCCATGAGTCTCAGAGTCTTCAGCTCCGTGCTTCTGACAGAGAAGCCGACGACAGGCAAAGGGAAGGACAAAGCTGGCATTCAGTGTGTGGAGTGCTGCTGCAAGAGCCTCTACATAGGGGGGAAGGACAGTGTGGTCCATCAGTTAAACCTGCCGGCCATGGGGGCCGCCGCCGCAGCCACTCCAAACGTCCGGGAGGTCAACCGCAGACAGATGGGCAGGGGTGGCGCCGTCGTTCAGCTGAGGGCTATCCCTGTCCTCAACCACCTGCTTGTGCTCTGGGATGGTTCCGTCACCGCCCTGAACATGTTCTCCTTAGAACCCGTCCCGCCACTGAAGAAGCTCCAGAACGTGTCCTGCATGGAGGTTAGCGCCTCTGCTTCCCCCACCCAGCCAGTGTATGTGGAGCTCCTCACGGCCTCCGTGAAGAGGAGGTGCGTAAGCCTCCACAGGGTGTATGTGAATAAGTGGGAGTGCCTGAAGCAGCTGCCCCTGTTGCAGGAGCCCATGGCTTTGGCAGTGAgggaaccctgtgtgtgtgtggccacagcTGACAGGTACATGTTGCACGATTATGAGAGTGGAAACACGCTCGACCTGTTCCAGCACAACCTGAGCAAGCCCAACCTGATCGTAAAACAGGCGGGGGAAAGGGAGTTCCTTCTGAATGGACCTGGATCACTGGGTGAGAGTTAATCCATTCATTTATcagtcaaccaatcaatcaatcaattaattaatgaatttaattaattaaataagcCCTCTGTCTggttctccctccatccatccattcgtctctctatctatccatccatccatctatccatccatctatctatctatctatctatctatctatctatctatctctctgtctgtctgtctgtctgtctgtcggtccaTCTAATCTAATCTGCTCTGGGTCAGTATCCTTTGCAACCTGACTGTATCACTTCAGTTTCATACACAGTACCTCATGCAGAAACTGTTGGCACTGTGACTGCCGGAGACATCTGACCCCTGGCGTCTGTTCCCCCTCAGGCATGTTTGTGATGTCAGATGGCATCTCCCAGCGTCCACCGGTGCCGTGGCCTGAGGGCGTCCTGGACGCAGCCGTGTGCTTCCCTTACACCCTGGCCCTGCAGAGTCAAGCAGTGCACGTCTACAGCATGCTGGACCAGAAGCTGAAGCAGGTCATCCCCATACCGAAGGCAGGAGCACTGACCTCGACCACAGGTGGCACTTTCCCACTAGCCTTTACTCTTCCATGGTGCAATCATAACGGGGCAGTGTCTCAGAAAGGCTTTGGGTTTGGGCTTTTAGGCTATGGGTTGGGACGCGCATGGAACATTTCATTCTACTACAAATAGCTACGTATTGAACAGATTCTGCATGTAGTCAGTGTCAATCTACTCAACTGACTCATGAGGTACCACACCTGCCTACTGGCATTTCTCTTACATGGTGCAATCACACAATGGTAGTATCTCAGACAGCAAATCCCAAGATAAAATTCAGCGATGAAGAGTTCAGTGGTGTGGCTAGGAACAACACAGAATGTGATTGGTTTATGTACGCCCCATTTCCTGACTTTAACTGTTAATATTATTACTCTATATTTCACTTTATCATTTCTATATTTTATAGTCCAATCAAACCCTAGCAATGCCTCAGACATGGACACTACACATGATCTACTGGTTGAGAGACACATGTCACAGGTGTCTatacattttaaaaaatgtctttttttttttgctgtggaTGACAACAGAGAAACCTCCTTGTCATATGTTTAACAGATGATATAATAACTAATGTCTGTAAACTTGGATAGACATTGTGGCAGATAGTGAAgcaaaatgaactgaactgaatgtaattttgtgaaagtgtgaaaaaTCGCAATATACTACACATACCTATATATACACTGAACACATTCTGCATGCAGTCAATGTCAATATATGGAACACATTCAGGAACTAAAAACCAACAATACTATGTCTTAGTTTCAACTGTGTTATAATGTGCCTACCGTCTGAAGTCTCGGCAGTGCACCTTGCTGAAGATGAGTCATAGCTTACACTGCAATTGGTATTCCTAACATGCTCATTTCAAaaacttatttttttctgtgcaaTGTGATCCTATCGAGGataatgatggtggtgatgataatgatgataattATCTTAAGTGGGGCCATTTAAAAAAGACTACAAGAGTCAATCCAGCCGAGGATAACTGCTCAGACCTTTCAAAATACAGAAATAACAGGCTTTTTCTGCACCTCTCTCCACCCTAACACCCCACTCTATCCCTCCCATCCCCCCTGCTTCTCCCAGAGGGTGTGTTTGTCATTGCCGAGAGAGACATTTACTGCCTGCGTCCCAGTGCCCTTGGGGATCAGATAGAAGCCCTGGTGGCTGAAGAGGAGATGGACCAGGCTTTGGTTCTGCTGGAGGGAGTTAAAGATCTCCTGCCACAGGACACATACAAGGTAAAATACCAGCAAGGGAAACAGTGAACATATTGGCCTGTTCTGAGGTCAGCGTTTGACTCCAGCTTTGATGTTTGTGTCTATAGCTCAGCTGGTAGAGTAAGgcgctaacaacaccaaggtcatggcttTGTTACCCAAggaacacacatactgatgaaaaggATACTGATAAACCTTTCTATACAACACAGCAAATCACTTTGGATAATAGCGTCAGCTGAATGACTGAAGGTAAATGTGAATCTCTATCAGCTGAGGGGACGCATCtgttacacacccacacagctgtTACACATCTGTCTCTTTTCATGTTATGAAATAATACGCAGGAATGTAAATCATATTACTGGCATAAACCCTTCAAAATGATTAAATCAGATGAAGCACACCTACTGTGGATGAGAggggtctgacacacacacacacacatgcacacacacacacacacacacactacaagcaTTACAACGGTTGAATTTTGATGGGATGTATGTCGCCCGTGCTCTTAAGCACTTAATCGAGTCATTGTGTCTATGGGGATAAGCTACCCGCTAGCTTGAGCTGATTACACGGCGTATTCGTGAGATACACAGAGACCAGATGTGACACGTGGTATAAAATCAGTTCAGgcgggagagagaaatataggTTAGCCCAGCCCGACACAAGAACTGTGGTTCATATCTGGGCTGCACCAAGCACAGAAACAGCTGATATCAGTGCCACTGTCTTACTACAGAGATCATGGATGACTTGCATCCCACTGGGAGCACATTGCAAATTGCAGTCATTaaattgaaagcctttattgccATTGTATAGCTCTTCAAACAATGCAATTTGGAGCAGATCCAATATCATGGGTTCTATACCAAGGAGAATACACAGACTaataaaatgtacatgtattgTGCTCTCAATTGGCGTAAAAGTGCCTGTCAAAAGAATTCATGTGAGGTAGGAGGCATGCACTAACGTCATAGTTTTGACCCTCTTCATAGTTAGCTTTTTAGCTAGACAGCCAGGAAATATCCTTCCCTACTGGCCTGATCACCAGGGTGATTCTGGTCAGTGGTACCCTCATGCATACATTCATTTCTCATGTCAGTAGGACATGTGGTGTTAAATAATTCAGATGAAGAGCTATGCAGCTAATCTGGTCATGTATTATTATGGAAGGACTATTATTTAATCCCACTGTCATCTTGGCCCTAGGGTTGAAGGGCAAGTTGCCTTGTGTGGGCTAAcgctattcttttttttttattccatcaTTCATTATTCATGATTCTTAGGACCTACGGAAGAACATTTCCTGCATGTTGGGATTAATGCACTTCAACCAAGAGTGCTTCAGAGAGGCCAAAGAACTCCTAATGTAAGGACTTGTGAATCAATGTTCTAATAATGTATACATTACTGAAATCTTGCCACTATGAATTgacaacattaacatttattaCATTTACGATTGTTCAGAAtgatttaaatgtacatgtgtaGCTTCATACAAGCTGAAACACGAATTAAGCCATATTATACTACAGTGAAGCAATACACTCCTACTgcttccattttgtttttgtgaactGTTGTGACTGCATCAGTTAAAACGTTCTGTGATTAAGCCTCTCCTGCTTTACACTGTTTTCCCAGAGAAAGTCACCTGGACCCGCGGGAAGTCATCCATCTGTACCCAGAGGTGAACAGCGCCTGTGGCGACTTCGACACCCAGCTGCCGTCCATCAGTAACAGCAGAGACTTGCGAACCCTGAGCAGGGAGGACCAGGCCTCGTACCAGCGCTTCCTCCACTTCCTGGGCGACTTCCTGCGAGCGGTCAGAGGGACGGCTCAGGCCGTGGCCTGCCGGTCGGACGTGGACTCCGCACTGTTGAAAGTGTATCTGCAGTCAGAGGAGACTGAGAGGCTCCTTCAGCTGGTGTGTGCTCTCAATGACTGCCATCTTGACCTGTGTGCCTCAGCGCTGAAGCAGCACAAAAGGTTAGAATACCTGGTTTATTTACTTGCTTGCAAAAGTAaaagatatttatttatttttgtttttgtaagtcgctttagACAAAAGTGTAAATACCTTAACCATAACCACCATATTTCCACATGCTTTCTTTTTGCAGATTTTTTGAACTTTTTAAATGGCAATAATAGtgaagaatatatttatttatttatttactttgtttctgtaagtcgctttggacaaaagtgtctgctaaataccttaaccatATCCATCACCATATTTCCACATGCTTTCTTTCTGCAGATTTTTTGCCCTTGGACTACTCTACCAGAGTCACGGTCAACATTTCAATGCGATCCAGGTAACGATTCAGCACAATGATTCCTCTCCATGCCTAAAACTGATCCCGTCCCCTCCAGGACGGCAGACTGCCAGCTACAACAGTGGCTTTGTCTCCGCAGACGTGGGTGTGGATAGCTGAAGGGCGGTACGATGACAGCTCTGCGACCAATGTGTACGATCACATCCTGAGCACACTCAGACGGCTGAACGACAGAGACACCTTCTGGAAGTTTGCAGACTGGGTTTTGCAGAGAGATCAGGAGGTAttctattctttctctctcgcctccacacagtacgtacacacacacacacacacacacacacacacacacacagacacagacacgtttCTCCTGCTCTGCACAGCAGCATAGGGTAGAGGGCAGAGTTGCACAGCGAATGCAATAATGAGACGAGAGTTAAGAGGACACAGAGACctgcacagtacagtacacacggacacacacacacacacacacacacacacacgcaggtcaATGTCACCTCCACGAGAGTTAAGACGGGTGTCAAAGACCTCCACGAGAGTTAAGACGGGTGTTAAAGACCTCCTCGAGAGATAAGAGGACAACCCAGAGAGCTGCATTTCCCAGGCACATTCTGAAACTGaactgtgaatttgtgtgtgtgattgtccaGTGCTGTAACAGTGTCATATAACTATGAATGATAATTGTCATTTTGTGTGTCTCATCTCCACATGAAGGCTGGAGTACAGATCTTCATACAGGACACTGAGGGCTCCATTCCTCCCTTTCACTCAGACGAGGTCATCTGTTTTTTACAAAAGTATCCCGTGTCTTTGCTGACATATCTGGAATATTTAGTCGGAGAATTAAAAAGCAAGGTCGGTGCTAAACCCCTGGCATGCATGTTTAATGCCATAATACTTTAATACGACAAGGCTTGGATGAGATTTAGCGTGGTATTCGGACGGAGGGGGGAAGACCCCTGGCGTCCCTGACATGATGGTCTCTGATGAAGTGGTCTCTTCGCAGGAGGAGAGGCATCACACCCTCCTGGCCCTGGCATATGTCGCCCAGATTCTTCAGCAGGGCTCCGGAGAGGCTGTCGAATCCGCTGGCGAAAGCGTCAGACGGAAGCTGCAGCAGCTTCTGTGGCAGTCGACTCAATGTGATGCTGGCGCTCTGCACGGTCAGTGGATCTCAtgatgataaacacacacaccgatgattaccacacacacacacacacacacagtcaggtcgTCTGAGGTGGGTTAGGGCTATAGGTGGTTTGAAGCAGGTTAGGATCAAACCTGCAGCAGCTTTGACTCACTGTGACCCCCTCACTCTGGGAGTCCGAAGATGATGAACAGAAGTCTTGATAATTCAGTGGGGTTGTCCGAGGTAACAGCGCTTttaaatttaaaacatttttatgtattttttcaaTGTAGTCTTGATTAGGCTGAAAATTCAGTAAGTAACAGAAGAAACAGAGTGTAGCAGCGGGATTGGTTGTCAGTGAGGAGGGAGCATGTCTGGGCATGGatgatggtgtgtatgtgtgagtttgtgcgaaagacagagactgtgtgtgtgtgtgtgtgtgtgtgtgtgtgtgtgtgtgtgtgtgagtgtatatatgtgtgtgtgtgtgtatctcaggaCATCCTGTTTCATATTATGATGATCATCTCCAAACCGGTTAATGGCAGATGGTGTTCAATCTGTCAATGAAAATCCCCCTGGAGTGAAATCTGTGATTACACCTTCAAAGCATCCTTCACTAACCAAAAATGctcttttatccaaaacaaacaatacaaactgAAGGAGAAACAGTAAAACCATAAAACAGAATCAATGTACCATTGTTCTGATATTCTACTGTTAAGGTATGTCTTATTCTTTTATGAAGGTCCCCTGTAAATGCTGAATGTCATTTTGTCATTATGGTGTTGACATATCATAAcctacacgcatacacactgcaTCTGTATTGCAGATAAAATTTCATGCACGAGCTTACACACGGAGAAAGCGATCCTGCTTGGGAAGGCTGGGGAGCATAAGAAGGCCCTTCAGATCTTAGtccacaaagagaaagacaggcaggcagcagTGGATTACTGCTGGAGGACCTCTGCTGGTCGAGAGCGGGACTTCAGGCAGAGgctcttcctctcactgcttCAAATCTACCTGGACTCCACACCAGCAGTGGGAGCTGCTGCAGACCTGCTGAACAACCACGCCGCCGCGTTCGATGCGATGGTCGTGCTGCAGGTGCTGCCAGGCAGCTGGTCAGCGCAGCTGGTGATGCGCTTCTTGCGGGAAGCGTTAAGGGACGCCTTTCAccagaggaggatgaaggaggtggagagggccTTGGCCAGGGCAGAGCAGCACAGGCTCATATACACACGGGTGAGcagcaccaaaacaaacatgctaacTAAAGATTCCAAAGGTACCAACTATAATAGAACTGGAACAGAAACTCGAAAAAAGAAAAGGCTCTTGCTAGAATACAGATGCAGTGGATGCTCTAATGAGAACCTTTAGTTGGGGTGAACTTTATCAAAGAACATTCACCACATTTGCAGTTTCGATGCAACTTTCAGATGTCAGGTCAATGACACATGGTTTTTGTCAATAACTGGTTCTTTATGTGTAGAAACTTCTGCATAGAATCTTTAATCATAGAACCTTCACTAATGAACTTTATACATATCTTGACTTTTGTCCTCGGTTTCGCAGCTCAGGCATTGAAATCACAGTCCAGGTGCTGTATGTGGATCTGCTGTTTTTAACTTATCTTGGCCTGTCAGCAGAGCACACAAGGACACATCTAACAAGGCACTGATGATGactgtgctctctgtctctctctctcctcagactAAGACCTCAAACACGATGATAAAACTGGAGAGCAGCACCATGTGCCATGTCTGCCAGCGTCTCCTCACACGGCCCGAGTTTGTCTTCACACCAACGGGCGAACTCGCCCACCTCCACTGCACAACAGGAGGCAAAAGTGCCCAGACATTATAGTACCCATTTAGCAAAGCCAGAGTCCCAACCAAACACTACAAAGTACAAATCTGAACCTGAAAATGCCTACATCTCCTTTAGACTTCAGTCCACACATTTACTTCTTTCGGTAAATAACTGCATAATTAGAGCAACTTTATGGGACTGGGAATCATACATCACAAGGCGCTGCACTGCTAAACTGTGTGTCGGGTACAGTGCATGTCCCCAGGGGTTTATGGCGGCCGCCTCTTAACCGTGCGCTCGTAAGTCCTTTTTGTGGCCACATGCTGACGTCAGCACAGGAGGGCACCCGTTGCCACGCCGCACATCTCCTTCGGTTCGTTTGAAGCCAATTACAGCTTAGCTCTGATACTTTGTGTCACAAGCAGCACAAAAGCGAGAAGGTTGCAGGGGCAACTTTACAGGCAACTAGACGGTCtgaaggtgtgtgagagtggctgTGTGCATTCTGGGCATGTTTTCTAATGTTTGCCTGTCAGGCAGGGACACCTGAACTGGGCCTGGACCCGCTCCAGAAATGCTGACTGTGGTCCGACAGATGCGCCGGTCAGACTCCCACAGGACACACTCCGGAGGACATTTCAGCCTCACCGCAGTCTAGCCCGACAGGAAGACCCTAGCTATTTTATACCCACGCATGTTACTAGTGCAAGTCATGTGCCCGTCTCCATCAGGTGTCCGAAAATAAACGAAAGACAAAATCCTTTTCAGCCCCCTCACAGGCCTAATTTGCCTTGTGGCGGCCCCAAAACATACATCCCAGGGCACTATATGACACTGTGAATATTCTGCTTGCATTAAAATACACTCAAAAATACCACAGAAGTGGAGCTTGACTGCTTTTGGAGGGTGATATATATTCCATAGACCATAGCATGTCAAAAACCACTTCCCATGAATGAGATATATTGTTATAGTGGGCAACCGCATGGGCCGTAGTCGGAGGAATCAGAGGCTACTTTTTTACATGTTAACCTCAAAGGTTCAGGCTGTGGGCCCAAGGACGTCCTTCTGACCTGGCGTGTCTGTCTTCCAATACCCTAAAAGGTTTCACtgcctgtatatatatatacagtatattcattaATTCCACAAAAAAACCCAGTCTTCTGACACATAAATGCATATACCGTTTAATTCAAATGATAGTGTTCGAAAAGTAAtaatatgtaaacaaatataGCAATATGTGGAAACTTGTTCTAAGTAAGCATAAACATATAGTATTGTGCCAGATGGAGAAGGAAAATGGCCCAGATTTATGAATCGAAGCTCTTTTGACTTAATGCTAACCGTAGGCACGcatgctttttttctcttcatctgtccaACTGGACTTTTAAAAGGAGGAGCGTACATATAAATTGCTGCCTGGGCTAAAAGCTGCCATTGCgaagggttgtgtgtgagagggagtttgTAAACACATGAATGCATGCGCGTGGGACgtaccttgtgtttttctcttgcaCGTCCATGACCGCCTTTGGCCCTGAAGGAACCTGATCCATTACTGTTTGGGTTAAGTCCGACTTAACTGGACTGAGAGTTCTTATTGACCCCTCATAACTCTGATTATGTTTAACATTATGATGGCCATTTGTGTGATTAAAgtttcaaatgacaaaaaaaaaaaagtaaaaggcGAAAAAGTGTGCTTTCTAGTGgttaaataatcactttgttgTAAATATTGACTCTCAAATGTGCAGGTCTTGTAAGTAATCACGTGGGCAGGCTGGATGGTTGCTGGCAGGACTCCTGTATCTTTAAAGGGCACCCACACATATGGTCATTTCACACTCCAGGAAACAGGACGGGATGCAAAAATCAACAGTTATGGAACAGATTATGGTAGAAAACCAGACGTGGCTCCCTTTATAAATATCGAGGCAGAAAAGCATAACAGGAACATTCTCTTCTCAAACTCTCTGTCTAAATTTAAAAGCATGCCTGATCTTAAATTGCAACTGTTTACTGAAAACATTTCAGTAAAACAGTACATTTGATTCAGATGGAGCACGGCGTGTGCCTGAAGGTAAGAGCTTGTCATTGAGTTTTTATTCCAAGACAAGCAAAATATACTGTGTCTCCCCACaatgtcaagtcaagtcacaCTAAGGACTGGAGACTTCTGTTGATGCGTGTCCACAGTAATTACCTTTCACTACAAAATCAACTCAAGACACTTCAACTCTCTGCTTTTATTTTTACATCAGTGCACCTATTAACTGGCCAGAGACAGCTCATCTTGGCCAAATGGTGAAATCAggtacttcaataaataaaaacccTTGCATGGGAAAAGTGTGTAACATGAAGTGTATGCCAGTCATTTTTAGAAAACTTGCCACAAATTACGGTGTCGTCTCCCTCGTGACGCATTTTTGAGTGGTGCAGCGGTCAGGGAGAGACAAGGCGAATCTTAATTTGCAACCCATGGCAGCAATAATGTTAAGGTACCAGAAAAACCTAAAAAGATAGAACCTTCTTTAATTTCTAGTTTCCCTAAAGGACCTAATGCTATAGCTGCGGCGTCACCAGTATGGGAATACATAGCTTTCGAGGATGATCAAAACATATCTATTTTctactccccccacccccctttgcTACAACAACGCTGTCATTTCCACAGCTTTCTTCACTGTCGGTTTTGGAGAGTAGCCACGGGGGGAAATGCTCGCCGTGGACCACTGGAGACGCCGGGGAAAGTGGCCGTCGCCACAGGCTCCCACCCCGGGCCCCCGGAACCGCCCAGAACCAAGAGAAATGGTCCCACAtcagggcaggcaggcagacagagacagacaaagaggcaGAGATGATGGCTGACCCCATACCACTGTACTGATATTGTCTGAACATGCAGCGGTTGGGCTATCTAAACACAGGCTGCACAGTATTTGTTCTTTGTTTGTGCTGCCATTACTGTCTCACATGTGGATTTATGGAGATGTATTCAAATATGATCCTATAGGCTGCAAAGCCTCCACCAAAACCATTCAAATGTATTCAGATGAACTACAATGTCCTATTTACAGGTGCACAGCTTGAGGTTGTTACTGATGAGATGGGAAAAGGTCAGTATCCTGCCAACCACTAATACATCTCAAAAATATTAGAcctatcaaaacaaaaataatgtaattaCAAAATATTGGTTTGGCTGCTGATCTAGATCCAGATTCTGATTATATTCATAGCTGCAAAAGATCGCTTCTTCTCTTAATCTGTTTTTTGAGAAAACAATTTAAAAatatgagcagagagagagagcttggagTGTGTCCTTAAGTCAACTGGCCAACACGATGtatgaaaacattattttttataATCTGTACAGCAGGAATTAGACCTAACAGCTGTGAGAGGGATTGGTTGATGGCCACATCTGTGCCCTGGCTCTAAGGTCTCTCCATTTTTATATCTTTTTAGTTGCTAATGACCAATGGGATTTCAAGACCTTCCAAGATTTCAACAGTCTGTTCATTCTTTGCCCTGTTACCTTTTTCAAGCTCGTAATGATGGATAAAAGCTGTTATGGAAAGCAAATGATTTTGAATGTTTCTCCAGGCGTGCTGACAAACACAAAGCCTCCAGAGATCCAACccaatgtgtggttgtgttgcgGGGTCCTGAACTTGAGCATATGAGTGCCTGCCCTGGAGTCCACTCTAACCACCGTTCCTCCCTTTGCCTCATTCAGATTTCTGGGAAGAGCTCCAACCTTTGGCTGCTGCTTGCTGACTCATGCAAACCTTCAAACTAAACATTTGCCCCTTGAAACTATAAAAAGGGCTGGACTGCCCTCTCCAACCCCCCCTACATTTTGGGACCGAAATGGATGTCAGTTAGAGCAAATTAGCACAGTCAGCAAGAAAGCtggtttttttattatttatttttttacttttatataCTGGTAACAATTGTAAAATGTTATTCAAGATACGGGTGTGATATTCACACGACCACTTGAATGAAGAGTAGGTGTGTTGTAAATGAAACTTAACTGAATGTAATGATTCTTAAAATACACTTCACAAAGTGGGGGTAAAGATGGTATCTTTCAAATTCATGCATGACACATAGGAAACACTTGCGTAAATGAGCTGTGTTTACTTTGTGGAATGTTTTTGTCTCACACTGATGGGTTTCCTGAGTCCGATTGGGGGCCTTAGTCTCAGCACAATGGGAATACCTGACTCTCACAGATCTTAATTTTTTGGCCCATGTATGCTGCTGTTGCTGAGCTATGGAAGGCTATCGTTTAGATCTTTGAAAAACAGAAGCAt
Above is a window of Clupea harengus chromosome 14, Ch_v2.0.2, whole genome shotgun sequence DNA encoding:
- the si:ch211-266g18.9 gene encoding transforming growth factor-beta receptor-associated protein 1, with protein sequence MSLRVFSSVLLTEKPTTGKGKDKAGIQCVECCCKSLYIGGKDSVVHQLNLPAMGAAAAATPNVREVNRRQMGRGGAVVQLRAIPVLNHLLVLWDGSVTALNMFSLEPVPPLKKLQNVSCMEVSASASPTQPVYVELLTASVKRRCVSLHRVYVNKWECLKQLPLLQEPMALAVREPCVCVATADRYMLHDYESGNTLDLFQHNLSKPNLIVKQAGEREFLLNGPGSLGMFVMSDGISQRPPVPWPEGVLDAAVCFPYTLALQSQAVHVYSMLDQKLKQVIPIPKAGALTSTTEGVFVIAERDIYCLRPSALGDQIEALVAEEEMDQALVLLEGVKDLLPQDTYKDLRKNISCMLGLMHFNQECFREAKELLIESHLDPREVIHLYPEVNSACGDFDTQLPSISNSRDLRTLSREDQASYQRFLHFLGDFLRAVRGTAQAVACRSDVDSALLKVYLQSEETERLLQLVCALNDCHLDLCASALKQHKRFFALGLLYQSHGQHFNAIQTWVWIAEGRYDDSSATNVYDHILSTLRRLNDRDTFWKFADWVLQRDQEAGVQIFIQDTEGSIPPFHSDEVICFLQKYPVSLLTYLEYLVGELKSKEERHHTLLALAYVAQILQQGSGEAVESAGESVRRKLQQLLWQSTQCDAGALHDKISCTSLHTEKAILLGKAGEHKKALQILVHKEKDRQAAVDYCWRTSAGRERDFRQRLFLSLLQIYLDSTPAVGAAADLLNNHAAAFDAMVVLQVLPGSWSAQLVMRFLREALRDAFHQRRMKEVERALARAEQHRLIYTRTKTSNTMIKLESSTMCHVCQRLLTRPEFVFTPTGELAHLHCTTGGKSAQTL